The sequence CACACATCGCACAAGGCTCTGCCGTCACATAAAGAGTACATTCTTTTAAATATTTCCCTCCCAGCCTATTTGCAGCTGCCGTAATTACCTGCATTTCTGCGTGTGCCGTTGCGTCATTTAATGTTTCACTTAAATTATGAGCCCCTGCAATAACTCTATTTTTAAAAACGACAATTGCTCCTACCGGAATTTCATTTTTTTCAAAAGCAAGTCTTGCCTGCATTAATGCTCGTTTCATAAAATATTTATCAGTAAAAATGTCCTGCATAATTTTAATATGTCGAAAACAGAAATATAATTTAGAATTTAATTAATTGTAAAGTTATATATTTGCCGAAAATTATCAAATAAAAAATTTTATGTACAGAACACATAATTGCGGAGAATTAAGACACAACGATATAAATGCAGAGGTTACGCTTAGCGGGTGGATACAAAAAATAAGAGATTTGGGAGCAATGACGTTCATTGATTTACGAGACAGATATGGAATCACACAACTTTTTTTCAATAAAGACCGCAACCCGGAACTTCATTCAAAAGTTGAAAATTTGGGAAGAGAATTTGTAATCCAAATTAAAGGAAAGGTTACAGAAAGAAGCAGTAAAAACCCCGGAATATCTACCGGAGATATTGAAATTACGGTCAGTGATTTAAAG is a genomic window of Bacteroidales bacterium containing:
- a CDS encoding nucleoside deaminase — protein: MQDIFTDKYFMKRALMQARLAFEKNEIPVGAIVVFKNRVIAGAHNLSETLNDATAHAEMQVITAAANRLGGKYLKECTLYVTAEPCAMCAGATYWSQIGRIVYGASDEKKGYQKFCERIIHPKTEITGGVLEFECSELISAFFSKIRNA